TTGCTGCACCGACACTGCTATGCAATGGATGCCGGACAGCTGCCGCTCTGCTCAAATCCGGAGTTCTTTATCCGCTGCCGGCGGGTGGATATCGAAAATAGACGACGGCAATTGGTCAGCGATGACGATTGGCTGGAGTGGCAGGCAGACTGTTTGTCCTCGGCGCTGCTAATGCCAAGGAAAGCGTTTGCTCTGGCGGCGTGGAGGAGATTTAGATCGGTGGGAATTGAAGCCCGGTTCTATGCACGAGGCACCCATATCAGCTTGGATCTATGGACAGACTATCTAACCTTCGAGCTGGCCGATCTGTTTGAAGTTTCGATTCAAGCGGCTCGCATTAGGCTGGAGAATCTACAGCTAATTAGAAAGAAGCGAGAGACAGGGTGCTTCACAAAAGATAAGGGAACACACCGGCGGCAGTGCCGGTAAGACCGGTAGATCAAACAAGTGGTTAGCACCACAGAGGGGTGGAGTTGAATAATGGAAGGTGTAAGATTCGGTGAGTTTATCGCCGCCAAAAGAAAGGCTCGCGGCCTAACCTTGCGCAGCCTGGCGGCAGATTTGGATATTACCGCGGCCTACTTGAGCGATATTGAAAAGAGCAGAAGGAATCCGCCGGATATCAACATGCTGGAGAAAATAGCCCGGCGGCTTGGTTTGACCAAGAGCGATAAAGAGACCATGTTCGATTTGGCCGGGAAGGATCGGCATGAGATATCCCCGGATCTGCCTGATTACATTATGGACAAACCCATTGTAACGGTGGCTCTGAGGAAAGCGAAGGAAAAGGCCACCGACGCTGATTGGAAAGAGTTTATCCGAAAACTGGAGCAGAAATAACAGAGAGGCCGTGACCGGGCTACTCTTTTACCCCAATGTTAACATATAAGCTTATGGGCTAACAAAAGGTTGACCGTAACCTACCGCGGCAGGACCAGACCGCACACATTGAGCTTGGGAGGGAGGAAAACATGCAGCCGGGAAAGGAACTGGAGCAGCTTATTCGGGCAGCGCAACGAGATAACAGGGCGGCTGTGGAGGAGATAGTGAGGAGATTTCAACCGCTGGTCTGGGCCACGGCCCGCCGGTGGGCACTGCAGCCGGACCTAGTGGACGATCTGGCTCAAGAGGGGAATTTAGCTCTTCTTACAGCGATCTATAATTTTCGACCGGGAACAGCTCCCTTTACCTGGTATGTGAA
The Bacillota bacterium DNA segment above includes these coding regions:
- a CDS encoding ImmA/IrrE family metallo-endopeptidase → MIRVRVRRKKNGVPILTKAKIEAIAEAILAGYNPGLGAEPAAVDIEHLAETHMGLEMDYQDLSHNRSILGMTVFSDCLVPVYDADRNEAKHIRAKEGTILIDNSLLSASQIRRGRFTVGHELGHWLLHRHCYAMDAGQLPLCSNPEFFIRCRRVDIENRRRQLVSDDDWLEWQADCLSSALLMPRKAFALAAWRRFRSVGIEARFYARGTHISLDLWTDYLTFELADLFEVSIQAARIRLENLQLIRKKRETGCFTKDKGTHRRQCR
- a CDS encoding helix-turn-helix transcriptional regulator, with product MEGVRFGEFIAAKRKARGLTLRSLAADLDITAAYLSDIEKSRRNPPDINMLEKIARRLGLTKSDKETMFDLAGKDRHEISPDLPDYIMDKPIVTVALRKAKEKATDADWKEFIRKLEQK